Proteins from a single region of Rhodovibrio salinarum DSM 9154:
- a CDS encoding PLP-dependent aminotransferase family protein yields the protein MARSADRAPLLGIALDPESDTPRHRQLYRALRAAVLAGRLAPGARLPSTRALADELGCARNTVVSAFEQLFAEGYLEGKVGSGTYVSRQLPETLLTAESKPAAWEPAPNDTARSRRLSARGQRLAALGLPRHRRPRAFNPGEPELAQFPFDTWARLLQRSWRAPGRDRLMHNPPGGDPALRRAVAGHLNRVRGLDCTPEQVLITGGAQQALDIVARLLCDPGDRVWMEEPGYPGLRGALAAAGAVPVPVAMDGEGLSVAAGRALAPEARLAVVAPSHAYPLGTVMSLARRLTLLDWASEIGGWIVEDDYDSEYRYAGQPLAALAGLDRGRRTIYIGTFSKVLFPSLRVGYLVVPEDLADPMARARRGLDDHPGSTVQPALAAFIEEGHFAQHLRRMRRLYAARQEALLEAGRRHLSGLLALQPDVAGMHLVAGLDPALAAHADDRRCAHAADAHGVAAPALSGYYQGAPDRQGLLLGYAAVTETEIARAAHRLARALETLV from the coding sequence GCCGTCCACCCGGGCGCTGGCCGACGAGCTGGGCTGTGCCCGCAACACGGTGGTGAGCGCGTTCGAACAGCTGTTCGCCGAGGGCTATCTGGAAGGCAAGGTCGGCTCCGGCACCTACGTCAGCCGGCAGTTGCCGGAGACGCTGCTGACGGCGGAGTCGAAGCCGGCGGCATGGGAACCGGCGCCGAACGACACCGCGCGGTCGCGTCGCCTGTCGGCGCGCGGGCAGCGCCTGGCCGCGCTCGGGCTGCCACGGCACCGCCGGCCGCGCGCGTTCAACCCCGGAGAGCCGGAGCTGGCGCAGTTCCCGTTCGACACCTGGGCGCGGCTGCTGCAACGAAGCTGGCGGGCGCCCGGGCGGGATCGGCTGATGCACAACCCGCCGGGCGGCGATCCGGCCCTGCGTCGGGCGGTGGCGGGCCATCTGAACCGGGTGCGCGGGCTCGACTGCACGCCGGAGCAGGTGCTGATCACGGGGGGCGCGCAGCAGGCCCTCGACATCGTCGCACGGCTCTTGTGCGATCCCGGCGACCGGGTGTGGATGGAGGAGCCGGGCTACCCCGGTCTGCGTGGCGCGCTCGCCGCTGCGGGAGCGGTGCCGGTCCCGGTGGCGATGGACGGCGAGGGGCTGTCGGTCGCGGCGGGCCGGGCCCTGGCGCCCGAGGCGCGCCTCGCGGTGGTGGCGCCCAGCCACGCCTACCCGCTGGGCACGGTGATGAGTCTCGCACGTCGCCTGACGTTGCTCGATTGGGCGTCCGAGATTGGTGGCTGGATCGTCGAGGACGACTACGACAGCGAATACCGCTACGCCGGCCAACCGCTCGCCGCATTGGCCGGTCTCGATCGTGGGCGGCGGACGATCTATATCGGCACCTTCTCCAAGGTGCTGTTCCCCTCCTTGCGCGTCGGCTACCTGGTGGTGCCGGAAGATCTGGCCGACCCGATGGCCCGTGCGCGCCGGGGGTTGGACGATCATCCCGGCAGCACCGTCCAGCCGGCGCTGGCGGCCTTCATCGAGGAAGGCCACTTCGCCCAGCACCTGCGCCGGATGCGCCGGCTCTACGCGGCCCGTCAGGAAGCGCTGCTGGAGGCCGGCCGCCGTCACTTGTCGGGGCTGCTCGCGTTGCAGCCCGACGTTGCCGGCATGCACCTGGTGGCGGGCCTCGACCCTGCGCTCGCCGCCCACGCCGACGATCGCCGGTGTGCTCACGCCGCCGACGCTCACGGCGTCGCCGCTCCGGCGCTCAGCGGCTATTATCAGGGGGCGCCCGACCGCCAGGGCCTGTTGCTCGGTTATGCCGCCGTCACCGAAACGGAAATCGCCCGCGCCGCCCACCGGCTGGCGCGGGCGCTGGAGACGCTGGTGTAG